A single window of Selenomonas sputigena DNA harbors:
- a CDS encoding flavodoxin yields the protein MNLRKAMLIGAVLLTVLAAAAYSLQGSFAGFGFGGPKVLVAYFSRAGENYAVGRTEKGNTAALAEIIADEVGGDLFEIKTKEAYPEKLKEVLEVARREQKENARPELAEKVNLADYDIIFLGYPNWCSDMPMAVYTFLETNDFEGKTIIPFSTSLTDAMTGNEKNIPLHAKGAKVLDGLGLEGKFVHDTPRLVKPLVKEWLDNLNWKEAAKSE from the coding sequence TGAGAAAAGCAATGCTGATCGGCGCTGTCTTGCTGACTGTCCTGGCTGCTGCGGCGTACAGTCTGCAAGGTTCCTTTGCCGGTTTCGGTTTTGGCGGCCCTAAGGTGCTTGTCGCGTATTTCTCTCGCGCGGGTGAGAATTATGCCGTCGGCCGCACCGAGAAGGGCAATACGGCGGCACTGGCGGAGATCATCGCCGACGAAGTGGGCGGCGATCTTTTTGAGATCAAGACGAAGGAGGCGTATCCGGAGAAGCTCAAGGAGGTGCTTGAAGTCGCACGCCGTGAGCAGAAGGAGAACGCGCGGCCGGAGCTTGCGGAGAAGGTGAATCTCGCCGACTACGACATCATCTTCCTCGGCTACCCGAACTGGTGCAGCGATATGCCGATGGCGGTCTATACGTTCCTCGAAACGAATGATTTCGAGGGCAAGACGATCATTCCGTTTTCGACGTCCCTGACGGATGCTATGACTGGAAATGAGAAGAACATCCCGCTCCATGCGAAGGGCGCGAAGGTTCTCGACGGTCTCGGTCTTGAAGGGAAGTTTGTCCACGATACGCCGAGGCTCGTGAAGCCGCTGGTCAAGGAATGGCTCGACAACCTCAACTGGAAAGAGGCTGCGAAAAGCGAATAA